In Ruania alkalisoli, the DNA window CGTAGAGGTAGCGCAGCTCACCGCGCAGGACGATGTTGCCCTCGAGGTCATCGTGGCGGTGCAGCATGAGCATCGTCGGCGGTTCGCCGCGATGGCACCACAGTGCCGGCTGCTCGGTGACGACCCTGCGGGGCCTGGGCGGTACTGCCTCGCCCGTGATGTCCGTGCGCATGCCTCGACCCTACGGGGGTGATCGTAGGATCCTGGAAGAACAGCGAACCACGGGGCGAGATTCCGGCTGAGGGCCGGAATACGTTGAAGACATGACCACAGCGACGTTCGTCATGAACCCGAAGATCGCCATCATCGGAGCCGGGGGCTTCGTCTTCCCGTTCCGCCTGATCGGCGACATCCTCAGCTTCCCCGCCCTGCGGGAGTCGACCCTGTGCCTGATGGACATCGACCCGGCACGCCTGGATCCGGTGGCCGATGCCAGCGAGGAGCTCGTCGCCCACCATGGCTTCGCCACCACCGTGCAGCGCACCACCGACCGCCGCGAGGCCCTCGCCGGCGCCGACATCGTCATCATCACCTTCCAGGTGGGCGGCGTCGCCTCGTACAAGCATGACGTCGAGATCCCCCGCAAGTACGGCATCGACCAGACCGTCGGCGACACGCTCGGCCCGGGTGGGGTCTTCCGGTTCCTGCGCTCGGTGGACGCCTACGACGAGATCGCCGACGACGCCCGCGAGCTCTGCCCGGACGCGACCTTCATCAACTACGCCAACCCGATGGCCATGGCCACGGCGTACCTGAATGCCAAGGGGCTGAACGCCGTCGGGCTCTGCCACAGCGTGCAGGGCACCACCCGCATGCTCGCACGCACCTTGGGCGTGCCGTATGAGGAGGTCAGCTACCGCTGCGCCGGGATCAACCACCAGTCCTGGATCCTGGAGTTCCGCCACGGCCAGGAGGACCTGTACCCGCGGCTGCACGAGGTGATGGGCGAGCGTCACCAGCGCGGGCGCGGCGCCGCGGCATTGGCCGGTGACGACGGCGATCACAGCGAGGCGGCCGAGGAGATGAGCTCCTACGAGGGCGGCAACGAGCAGGTCCGCACCGCGATCATGGCGCATTTCGGCAAGTTCCAGACCGAATCGAGCCATCACGCCTCGGAGTACCTGCCCTACTTCCGTAAGGACGCCGCGACCGTC includes these proteins:
- the melA gene encoding alpha-galactosidase yields the protein MTTATFVMNPKIAIIGAGGFVFPFRLIGDILSFPALRESTLCLMDIDPARLDPVADASEELVAHHGFATTVQRTTDRREALAGADIVIITFQVGGVASYKHDVEIPRKYGIDQTVGDTLGPGGVFRFLRSVDAYDEIADDARELCPDATFINYANPMAMATAYLNAKGLNAVGLCHSVQGTTRMLARTLGVPYEEVSYRCAGINHQSWILEFRHGQEDLYPRLHEVMGERHQRGRGAAALAGDDGDHSEAAEEMSSYEGGNEQVRTAIMAHFGKFQTESSHHASEYLPYFRKDAATVEEYIPQRWDYYEICAAHDEQGDIAGQLAKMKEQLTASVEYGAMIVNSLVTGTPSVVYGNTPNRGVLIENLPADACVEVPCLVDSRGVQPTAVGALPPQLAALNRTNINVQTLAVQAALYGDREHMFHAVALDPLTAAKLTLEEIRAMTDELVAAHGDMLPERLRVIVG